GCTTTCTCTTTGGATTTCTTCTACCGGATAAAATGAGTCCACACATGTTCTTCCGTTTTTGGAAGTCCAAACTGTTCTTTTCCAAGTACAATGCTCTTCATAAGAAATGTCATATTTCTTGCAAGCACACGCATCGTCTGTTTCCCCTCTTCATCTGCTTCTGCTTCTCCCTGACCTCTTCCATGGATGGAATTCCAGTACTGACTTGATGCGATCGGCATATTTGTTATCGTAAAATATTTATTTAATTCATCAAACGTAGCGGAACATCCACCACGTCTGGCACATACGACACTTGCTCCCACCTTCATGGTTTTATCAAAAGATGTACTGTAAAAAAGTCTGTCTAAAACTGCAATTAAAGTTGCATTTGCTGATGCATAATAAACAGGACTTGCGATTACAAGACCATCCGCCTCTTCAAATTTAGGTGCCAGCTCATTTACCACATCATCAAAAACACATTTTCCAAGCTCCGCACAGCGATTGCAGGCAATACAGCCTCTTACAGCTTTGTTGCCAACCTGCACGATTTCCGCATTTATGCCCTCTTCCTCAAAAACCTTTTTCATTTCACCAAGTGCTATCGATGTATTTCCATTTGTTCTCGGACTTCCGTTAATCATTAATACTTTCACTTCAAATCTTCCCTTCTTTTCGGATTTTCTGCCGGATAATTTCTAAAATAACTTTATCACTTACCTATTATATATGTCAAATTCCCTTAAAATGAAATCAGCAGTTACAATCAGCAGAATTCTCCATCAACTTTTCTTGATTTGTGAAATTGTTAATGTTATCATAAATGAAAACAATGATAACAGGAGATATATTATTATGGAGAATAAAGCATTAGAGATGCACAGACAGTGGAACGGTAAATTAGAGACCGTTGCCAAATCAAAAGTAAAAAGCCGCGAAGATCTTGCGATTGCTTATACACCAGGTGTTGCAGAACCTTGTAAAGTCATTGCCAAAGACCCTGAGGCAGCCTATACATACACAATGAAAGCAAACACCGTTGCTGTTGTTTCCGACGGAAGCGCAGTACTAGGGCTTGGAAATATCGGTGCATACGCAGCAATGCCTGTTATGGAGGGTAAATGTGTATTATTCAAGGAGTTCGGCAATGTCAACGCCGTTCCGATCTGCTTAGACACACAGGATACCGAAGAGATCATCGCTACCGTGAAAAACATTGCACCGGCATTCGGCGGTATCAACTTAGAGGATATCTCCGCACCACGCTGCTTTGAGATTGAGGAACGTTTAAAAGAAATGCTCGACATTCCGGTATTTCATGACGACCAGCACGGTACTGCCATCGTAGTACTTGCAGGTATCATCAATGCATTAAAGGTGACCGGCAAGAAAAAAGAGGACTGCCGCGTCGTTGTAAACGGTGCTGGATCTGCTGGCGTTGCCATCACAAAATTACTTTTAACATACGGTTTTAAAAATGTGATCATGTGTGACCGTGAGGGCATCATCGGAAAAGATTATCCGAATTTAAACTGGATGCAGCAGAAAATGACCGAAGTAACAAACCTTGCAAATGAGCATGGAACACTTGCCGATGCATTAAAAGGTGCTGATATTTTTGTTGGTGTTTCCGCACCAAACATTGTAACACCGGAGATGGTATCTTCCATGAATCACGATTCCATCCTGTTTGCAATGGCAAACCCGGTACCGGAGATCATGCCGGACGTTGCAAAAGCAGCCGGTGCACGCGTGGTCGGAACCGGAAGAAGTGACTTCCCGAATCAGGTCAACAACGTTGTCGCATTCCCTGGTATCTTCAAAGGCGCCTTAGAGGGACGTGCCACACAGATCACGGAAGAAATGAAACTTGCCGCCGCAGAAGCGATCGCAGGTCTTGTTTCCGAGGATCAGTTATGTGACGAATTTATCATGCCGGAGGCTTTTGACCCGCGTGTCGCAGAAGTTGTAAGCGAAGCTGTCAAATCCCATATCAAATGATGATCTGGGGCGACAAACGGTATCATTCTTTAGATTATGAATTAAAACAGACTTTCGGGGAAAAGGTCTACCGCCTTTCCTTAAACGGCGGTATGACCTGTCCAAACCGCGACGGTACTCTGGGGAATCACGGCTGCATTTTCTGCAGCGCTGGCGGTTCCGGGGATTTTGCTGCCGCGCCTGACTTGTCTGTTCATGCGCAGATTCTTTCCGCCAAAAAACGGATTCAGGCAAAAACAGGCTGTAAAAAGTTCATCGCTTATTTTCAGGCATATACCAATACCTATGCACCTGTAGAATACTTAAGACAGATTTTTACGGAAGCCATTGAAGAGCCGGATGTCGCAGCATTATCCATTGCAACCCGCTGTGACTGTCTGGCTCCGGATATCTTAGATCTGCTTGATAAGTTAAACCACAGGAAACCGGTCTGGATAGAACTTGGGCTTCAGACCATCCACGATACAACACTGCAGGCAATCCGAAGCGGTTTTACCCTCTCTCAGTTTGAGCAGGCAGTAAATGCCCTGCATGAAAGAAACATTCCGGTCATTACCCATCTGATCTTAGGTCTTCCGGGTGAGACAAAAGAGGATATGCTCTGTTCCGTCCGTTATGTTGGCAGTCTTCCGATCACCGGAATAAAACTCCAGCTTCTTCATATATTGAAAGGAACCGATCTTGGGACTGCCTATATGGCAGATCCGTTTCCACTTTTTACACTGGAAGAATACTGTGACCTGATTGCAGACTGCATTGCACTGCTGCCGCCGGAAATTGTGATCCACCGGCTCACAGGAGATGGTCCGCGCAGTCTTTTGATCGCACCTTTATGGAGTACAGATAAAAAGAGAGTTTTAAACACGATACAGAAATGTCTGCGTGAGCGTGATCTCTGGCAGGGGAAAAATATCTGATTATAAAGAAAGAGGGCATCTAATATTATGGCAGAACCATTCACGATCTATAAACTGACAATTTTAAATATGCTGGATAAAGTGGATTTTCCATTGACAAACACACAGATATCTAATTTCTTTTTAGAGCAGGATTATACGGATTATTTTCGTGTCCAACAGGTATTAAGTGACCTTGAGGATGCCAGCCTGATACATGCAGAATCCACTCACAGCAATACGCAGTATACCATTACTGCTGCCGGAAAAGAAACGCTTGGTTTTTTCAAAGATAAGATCACGCCTGCAATCGAACGCGACACCACTGCATTCTTAGAAAAAAATAAATTAGAGCTGCGCAGCGTCAACTCCATACTTGCGGACTATTACAAAACACCAAATCAGGATTATGCTGCACGCTGCCAGTTTCGTGTACACGATACCAATCTGATCGACCTGACTCTCACCGTAAAAACAAGGGAACAGGCGCAGGCGATCTGTGATAACTGGAAAAAACAAAATGAAGACGTCTATGCATATCTCATGGATCTTCTTTTAAAATAATAGATCGGACGCCTGGCAGACTTTCTATTATTACAAATAACAGAACATGATACGCTGACAGCAATGTTATCATCTCTTCTTAACAAATTACTCAGAAATGGAGTTTTTCTATGGCAAAACAATATTTTAAACCCGGCAACATGCTCTATCCGCTGCCTGCCGTTATGGTAAGCTGCCAGTATCCTGCCGGAAAAGAAGATGTACTCTGTACCAATCCAGATCTTGCCGGAAAACCAAATATCATCACCGTAGCATGGGCAGGAACCATATGTACCAATCCACCGATGTTGTCGATCTCTGTACGCCCGGAGCGCTACTCTTACCATATGATCGAAACTTCCGGCGAGTTTGTTGTAAATCTGACAACGGAGCAGTTAGTCCGCGCAACTGATTTTTGCGGTGTCCGCTCCGGAAAAGACATTGATAAATTCAAAGAAATGCATTTGACACCGCTCCCTTCGAAGGAGATTTCTGCACCGGGCATCGCAGAAAGTCCTGTCAATATCGAATGTAAGGTTCGGGAGATAAAACCGCTCGGAAGCCACACCATGTTTCTTGCTGATGTGGTGAATGTCACCGTAGATGATGCATTTTTTGATGAGAAAAATACATTTCACCTCAATGACACCGGACTTGTTACCTACTCCCATGGTGCCTACTTTTTACTCGGCAAAAAACTTGGCACTTTTGGATACAGTGTCGCAAAAAAGAAAGCAAAGAAACGGAAATAACCTCCGTTTCTTTGCTTTTTTTATTCTGTCAAGATACTGATACATCTATTGCATTTTATTTTCTCTTACATATATCTGCTGTTTAACAGATCATTTTTTGCAAGCTCAATGGCTTTTTCCACCGTTCCCTGCTCAAATGGATTCATCAGATGTGCGTAGCGCAGTGTCTCTAAATAGCTCATGCTGCCACCACATTTACAGAGATTTAAATAATCTTTCCATGCATCCTCATGATCTTTTCTGTCCTTGGTTTTAAACTCCATCGCTCCCATTGTCGTCAAAGTATAGTTGATATAATAGAATGGATAGAGATAAATATGCAGTTTATGATACCAGTAACCGCCACGGTCAAAGAAATCATCTGCCTCATATTTTCTCCAAGGCATATAAGTTTCTTCCAACTTCTTCCATGCAAGCGTGCGCTCCTTCGGTGTCATATCCGGGTTGCTGTAACAGATATGCTGGAATTCATCTACGGCTACGCCAAACGGTACAAATGTCAGGGCATCCTGCAAGTGTGCAAAACGATATTTATCTGCCTGCTCTCCGAAGAATTTTTCTGCATATGGATAAGCAAATTGTTCCATTGCCATGGAATGAATTTCTGCAATATCCGTTGACTCACTGTAATATGCAGCGATCGGCTGGCTGCGCATTGCCATATATCCTGCAAACGCATGACCTAACTCGTGTGACAGTACCTGCATATCAAAGATCGTCTGATTGAAACAGGAAAATACAAACGGTGCTTTGTAGCGGTCAAGGGATGTCATATATCCGGTGGATGCCTTGCCCGGTTTGTTTTTTAAGTCCATCAGCTCATGGTCGATCATAAAGTCAATGAATTCTCCTGTCTCAGGGCTTAATTCATGATACATTTTTCTCGCCTGATCCACCATGAAATCATCATCCCCTGCCGGAACTGCATTGCCATCCGGGAATACACGTTTTTCATCGTAAAACATTAATGTATCCACACCAAGACGTTTCTTCTGTGCCTCATATAATTTTTCACAGAAAGGAACTAACACGGTACGCACCTGCTCGCGGAAAGCAGCCACTTCCTCCATGCCGTAATCAGTACGTCCCTGCTGCATATAGCCAACCGGGATGAAATTCTCATAGCCAAGATTTTTTCCCATCTGTGTGCGGATTTTAATCAGTTCATCCCAGATTTCTTCGAGACGTTTTTCATTGCCATGATAAAAATCGGAGTATGCCTTCACAGCAGCCTTTCGTACTTCACGATCCTCATGTTCAAAATACTTCTGTACCCCGTACAGGTTTAACGTTTTTCCGTCAAACGGGATTGCTGCGGTTGCCATCATTTTTTCATATTCCTTGCACAGTCTTGACTCCTGCTGCATCAGTGGGATGTTTTCCTCACAGAATGTCTTTTTCTGCAGATCCATCTGTGCAAAATACTGCTTTCCGTACTCCTTTTCAATATCCCCGCGGAACTTTGATTCCATCAGTGCATCATTCATCGCCAGAAGTTTTGGCATAACTGTCGGCACCATATCATTGATATACGCATCTTCTTTTTCATAAAATTCGTCTGTCGTATCTAAGGTATGGCGGATAGATGCGATCGTGCAGTCCGTCGAAAAATTTTTCGACATCTCCTCCATCTGCTCCATATATCCTTTTAATTCTTCATAGGATGCTGCATTTTTGATTTTTTGTGTGATCTCCTCTGCAAATGCACCTACTTTTTCAAAATCTGGTCTTTTATATTCCAGTGTGCTGAATTTAAAATCTTCCATGTTTCATTTTGTCCTTTCTTCCTGCATTTCTATATGTTATTGGTCTTTGACCATAACAGACTTTTATTCTGCGCTCTCATTTTTGTCTTTCGCAATGTTTTCTGTCATCTGCTCTTTCACTTCACTTTCAGTTTTCTTCTCATTCTTATGACGGATTTTTTCCCACCATCCAATGATTTTTTCTACCGGCTGTTCCTGTTCTGATTTCTGCCGTGCTGCTTCACGTTCTGCCTTGCGTGCTTCCCGTTTCTTACGCCTTTCTTCTTCCTTTTCTTTGCGCGCTTTTTCTCTCTGTGCCTTCTTCTCGTTTTTCCGCTGCAGTTTTTCAAACGCTTTTTCTTTCAGACGCACTTCCTTTAAAGCCGCCTTCTCCATTTCTTTTATGTAACTGTTTGCCTTTTTGCGGTTGCGCTTATCCACGCGGTATGGATCGTAAGCAAAATAAGATATAGCCCCAAGCATCAGAACAACCACACCAGCGATCACAAAGATTGGAACTAACATATCATATTCCTTAAATTTCAGTTCGTAGCACACAAACACCGTCAGCATCACAGGGTAAAGTAACAGATATAAAATCTTGATCAGTACCTCAAAAAACGCTGCCTGTTTTCTGCCATTTGAAAGAAGCGTACCCTCAATTGCCGTATAAAATGCCATAAAAATACACAGTTCCGAACCAAACCCATGTAAAACACCACACACTGCCACTAAGATCAGCGACAGAAAAAACAGTGCAAACGCCGCTCCCTGATACCATGCATTGCGGCGTTCCTCCATGCCCTGAAGTTTATCCTCACTGATGCCATGCATCCGGTAAACTTCCGTTCTGATATGGCGTTCAAATTCTTCATTTAACTTCTGTTCTTCTTTTGTATTTTTCAGATTTGCTTCCACGGAGTCGATCATCCGATTGATATATTCCTGCTGCTGTCTAATCCGCTTACTGCGAAGCTGCTCTAATTCATTCTGCCTCTTTGCTTCTTCTTCGAGTTTTAAAACTTTTCCGATCCGTGGATTTTTGACTTCCATCTGCGTATAATCCGGTTCCGTTTCCATCTTCACATCTTCGCTCTCTATGATAACCGGATCTTCTACCTGTTCCTGTTCCATAACATTCTCTACATTTACCTTTTCCTTTTCTGTGGCACTCTGTTCTTTTGCTTTTTTCTTTTCCACGGCACTCTGTTCTTTTTCAGTTTCAGTTTTCACGGAACTTTGTTCCTGAAATTCCTCTTCTGCCATACTGCTCTTCTCCTCTGTTTTATTTGATTTCCCAGTATAATTTATTTCAATATTATACAAAAATAAAACCAAAGAAGCAATATACACACTTTCCCTATTGTCTAATAGGATCTGTCTTTCAGGATTGATTTCAGATCCATCGTGTAATCAAAATATCCTTCCTCCACATACTGGACTTTATCGACCTCTTCCCCGTTTTCCATATGCCGGATCGTCTGTTCGACCAAAGGGGCTGTCAGCGGATTGCACTCAAAATCAGCCATGATCTTCTCATCCTGCATCACCGTAAGCGCATCTTTTACTGCATCAAATGAGATCACGATCACATCACCATCTGTTCCCATTTTCTTTCCTGCCGCCTCAAGCGCATCGATCACGCCAAACGTCATATTGTCGTTTTCACTGATCACAACATCGATATCATCGTACTTCTCTAAAAAATCTTCCATGACTTCCTGACCTTTTGCCTGTGTAAAATCGCCCGACTGTTTTTCAAGCATCACCCAGTCTGAGTGTTTTTTTA
The Roseburia rectibacter DNA segment above includes these coding regions:
- a CDS encoding flavodoxin family protein — its product is MINGSPRTNGNTSIALGEMKKVFEEEGINAEIVQVGNKAVRGCIACNRCAELGKCVFDDVVNELAPKFEEADGLVIASPVYYASANATLIAVLDRLFYSTSFDKTMKVGASVVCARRGGCSATFDELNKYFTITNMPIASSQYWNSIHGRGQGEAEADEEGKQTMRVLARNMTFLMKSIVLGKEQFGLPKTEEHVWTHFIR
- a CDS encoding NAD(P)-dependent malic enzyme; the encoded protein is MENKALEMHRQWNGKLETVAKSKVKSREDLAIAYTPGVAEPCKVIAKDPEAAYTYTMKANTVAVVSDGSAVLGLGNIGAYAAMPVMEGKCVLFKEFGNVNAVPICLDTQDTEEIIATVKNIAPAFGGINLEDISAPRCFEIEERLKEMLDIPVFHDDQHGTAIVVLAGIINALKVTGKKKEDCRVVVNGAGSAGVAITKLLLTYGFKNVIMCDREGIIGKDYPNLNWMQQKMTEVTNLANEHGTLADALKGADIFVGVSAPNIVTPEMVSSMNHDSILFAMANPVPEIMPDVAKAAGARVVGTGRSDFPNQVNNVVAFPGIFKGALEGRATQITEEMKLAAAEAIAGLVSEDQLCDEFIMPEAFDPRVAEVVSEAVKSHIK
- a CDS encoding M3 family oligoendopeptidase yields the protein MEDFKFSTLEYKRPDFEKVGAFAEEITQKIKNAASYEELKGYMEQMEEMSKNFSTDCTIASIRHTLDTTDEFYEKEDAYINDMVPTVMPKLLAMNDALMESKFRGDIEKEYGKQYFAQMDLQKKTFCEENIPLMQQESRLCKEYEKMMATAAIPFDGKTLNLYGVQKYFEHEDREVRKAAVKAYSDFYHGNEKRLEEIWDELIKIRTQMGKNLGYENFIPVGYMQQGRTDYGMEEVAAFREQVRTVLVPFCEKLYEAQKKRLGVDTLMFYDEKRVFPDGNAVPAGDDDFMVDQARKMYHELSPETGEFIDFMIDHELMDLKNKPGKASTGYMTSLDRYKAPFVFSCFNQTIFDMQVLSHELGHAFAGYMAMRSQPIAAYYSESTDIAEIHSMAMEQFAYPYAEKFFGEQADKYRFAHLQDALTFVPFGVAVDEFQHICYSNPDMTPKERTLAWKKLEETYMPWRKYEADDFFDRGGYWYHKLHIYLYPFYYINYTLTTMGAMEFKTKDRKDHEDAWKDYLNLCKCGGSMSYLETLRYAHLMNPFEQGTVEKAIELAKNDLLNSRYM
- a CDS encoding DUF4364 family protein; this encodes MAEPFTIYKLTILNMLDKVDFPLTNTQISNFFLEQDYTDYFRVQQVLSDLEDASLIHAESTHSNTQYTITAAGKETLGFFKDKITPAIERDTTAFLEKNKLELRSVNSILADYYKTPNQDYAARCQFRVHDTNLIDLTLTVKTREQAQAICDNWKKQNEDVYAYLMDLLLK
- a CDS encoding TIGR01212 family radical SAM protein (This family includes YhcC from E. coli K-12, an uncharacterized radical SAM protein.); this encodes MMIWGDKRYHSLDYELKQTFGEKVYRLSLNGGMTCPNRDGTLGNHGCIFCSAGGSGDFAAAPDLSVHAQILSAKKRIQAKTGCKKFIAYFQAYTNTYAPVEYLRQIFTEAIEEPDVAALSIATRCDCLAPDILDLLDKLNHRKPVWIELGLQTIHDTTLQAIRSGFTLSQFEQAVNALHERNIPVITHLILGLPGETKEDMLCSVRYVGSLPITGIKLQLLHILKGTDLGTAYMADPFPLFTLEEYCDLIADCIALLPPEIVIHRLTGDGPRSLLIAPLWSTDKKRVLNTIQKCLRERDLWQGKNI
- a CDS encoding flavin reductase family protein, coding for MAKQYFKPGNMLYPLPAVMVSCQYPAGKEDVLCTNPDLAGKPNIITVAWAGTICTNPPMLSISVRPERYSYHMIETSGEFVVNLTTEQLVRATDFCGVRSGKDIDKFKEMHLTPLPSKEISAPGIAESPVNIECKVREIKPLGSHTMFLADVVNVTVDDAFFDEKNTFHLNDTGLVTYSHGAYFLLGKKLGTFGYSVAKKKAKKRK